A window from Maribacter dokdonensis DSW-8 encodes these proteins:
- a CDS encoding thioredoxin family protein yields MKKYVITVLMLVIGVSTAIAQDWLTDFTEAKELAKTHNLPIVLVFQGSDWCAPCIKLDRSVWSTDEFKKYAIDHYIMLQADFPRRKKNALPVVQLNKNKVLAEKYNRQGIFPFVVVMNADGKVYGETSYKKLSPKEYIEELNSFIK; encoded by the coding sequence ATGAAAAAATATGTAATTACAGTTTTGATGTTGGTCATAGGGGTAAGTACCGCTATTGCCCAAGATTGGCTAACAGATTTTACTGAAGCAAAAGAACTTGCTAAAACTCACAATTTGCCTATTGTCCTTGTTTTTCAAGGTTCAGATTGGTGTGCACCTTGTATTAAATTGGATAGATCGGTGTGGTCAACAGATGAGTTTAAGAAGTATGCCATAGACCATTATATTATGTTACAAGCAGATTTTCCACGTAGAAAAAAGAATGCATTGCCAGTAGTGCAATTAAATAAGAACAAGGTTTTGGCAGAAAAGTACAACCGTCAAGGTATCTTCCCCTTCGTGGTAGTAATGAATGCAGATGGTAAAGTGTATGGCGAAACCAGTTATAAAAAACTGTCACCAAAAGAATACATTGAAGAATTAAATTCATTCATAAAATAG
- a CDS encoding TolC family protein: MNITKLPFLLLIILHLNAAAQEILTIEDAVKITVKNNYQIITAANNLKIDSVSVSPGFAGMLPTLEASIEDNNSVQNLSQTRTDGSQVEQDNAKNNSLDYGVTLDWTLFDGLSMFAAYDQLKQNRELGAEELKQVVLTKVGEVMITYYDLVQQQQQLAALDSTIFISEQRVELAKNRFSIGKASKLEVLNAQVDLNTDQTLMQRQKELYANTKIQLNEQLARDLTTDFKAVPEIFVDESLILTDLESKLMENNPELNAERISRRISELELKQVKASRYPTIYATTGYNFGKSESSLGFTTSSESNGFSYGFGATLNLFDGFNQNRNEKIGKMELENAAIAIKEKEQQLLSTLSTTYQTYLTNISLIELEGNNEAIAKENLDITVEKYRIGIIPTIEFRTAQLNYINARVRFSNAKFQAKLSEIILKQMSGELDI, encoded by the coding sequence ATGAATATAACCAAGTTACCATTTTTATTATTGATTATTTTACATCTTAACGCCGCCGCTCAAGAAATTCTGACTATTGAAGATGCCGTTAAGATTACGGTCAAAAACAACTATCAGATTATTACGGCCGCCAACAATTTAAAAATTGATTCTGTCTCCGTAAGTCCAGGTTTTGCTGGAATGCTTCCTACTTTAGAAGCAAGTATTGAAGATAATAATAGTGTGCAGAATTTATCACAAACAAGAACAGATGGTTCTCAAGTAGAACAGGACAATGCTAAAAATAATAGTTTGGACTATGGGGTAACTTTAGATTGGACCTTATTTGATGGGTTAAGTATGTTTGCGGCATATGATCAATTGAAACAGAACCGAGAATTAGGTGCAGAAGAATTAAAGCAAGTGGTGTTAACCAAGGTTGGCGAGGTAATGATAACTTACTACGATTTGGTACAACAACAACAGCAATTAGCCGCTTTGGACAGTACTATTTTTATTTCAGAACAAAGAGTAGAATTGGCTAAAAATAGATTCTCTATTGGAAAGGCCTCTAAACTGGAAGTTTTAAATGCTCAAGTAGATTTAAATACCGATCAAACTTTAATGCAACGCCAAAAAGAACTGTATGCAAATACCAAAATTCAGTTGAACGAACAATTGGCGAGAGACTTAACAACCGATTTTAAGGCAGTACCTGAAATTTTTGTTGATGAAAGTCTAATACTGACCGATTTAGAATCGAAGTTAATGGAAAATAATCCCGAATTAAATGCAGAACGAATCAGTAGAAGGATAAGTGAGCTAGAACTTAAACAGGTTAAGGCATCAAGGTACCCCACCATTTATGCTACTACCGGTTATAATTTTGGAAAATCAGAATCTAGTCTTGGTTTTACTACAAGTTCGGAGTCTAACGGATTTAGTTATGGATTTGGGGCAACATTAAATTTATTTGATGGATTTAATCAAAATAGGAATGAGAAAATAGGAAAAATGGAATTGGAAAACGCAGCAATAGCTATTAAAGAAAAAGAACAACAGCTGCTTTCTACTTTGAGTACAACCTATCAAACTTATTTGACCAATATTAGTTTAATTGAACTAGAGGGAAATAATGAAGCAATAGCGAAAGAAAATTTAGACATAACCGTAGAAAAGTACAGGATAGGAATTATTCCTACAATAGAGTTTAGAACGGCACAACTTAATTATATAAATGCTAGGGTTAGGTTTAGTAATGCAAAATTTCAAGCCAAATTATCTGAAATTATTTTAAAACAAATGTCAGGAGAATTGGACATATGA
- the pta gene encoding phosphate acetyltransferase, with product MSKAIYIVTTEPNSGKSIISLGLMQLLLGRTAKVGYFRPIIDDVPEGKTDNHIDTVLSYFNVDMKPEEAFAYTRSQVVQLKNLDKDDEIVGHIIHKYKTIEKKFDFVLVEGTDFSGEGAIIEWDINVLIAKNLGIPAVILASGKNKTLDELVGNLYMAYDSFKEKGLDVLLIVANKVQPENVSIVSEGLKEKLPNDVLVATIPVNPILGSPTLKEIAQELDAKILFGEDYINNQVGSFSVGAMQLRNYITHLKDDSLVITPGDRADIILGALQANISTNYPSLSGIVLTGGLLPEESIIKLIEGLSDIIPILSVARGTFHVTNKIGTIRPRIYAENTEKIQTSIQEFEKHIPTKELAERLITFKAKGITPRMFQYNLLQKAKSSKKHIVLPEGSDERILMATKMLIDAEAVTITLLGNRDQIISKITELDIDIDLSTINIIDPTTSDNFLDYATTLFELRKHKNVNLAMAKDLMEDVSYYGTMMVYKGHADGMVSGAVHTTQHTIRPALQFIKTKPGVSIVSSIFFMCLPNRVTVFGDCAINPNPTSEQLSEIAISSAATSAAFGIEPKVAMLSYSSGASGVGEDVDRVRKATEIIKDKRPDLKVEGPIQYDAAVDAKVGLSKLPESEVAGQASVFIFPDLNTGNNTYKAVQRETGALAIGPMLQGLNKPVNDLSRGCTVDDIFNTVIITAIQAEGF from the coding sequence GTGAGTAAAGCTATATATATTGTTACTACAGAACCAAATAGTGGAAAATCAATTATTTCATTAGGTCTTATGCAGCTTCTTTTAGGTAGAACTGCCAAGGTTGGCTATTTCAGACCTATTATCGATGATGTTCCCGAAGGTAAAACCGACAATCATATTGACACTGTTTTAAGCTACTTTAATGTAGATATGAAGCCTGAAGAAGCTTTTGCATATACACGAAGCCAAGTAGTACAATTAAAAAACCTAGATAAAGACGATGAAATTGTAGGGCATATTATACACAAGTATAAAACTATAGAAAAAAAGTTCGATTTCGTTTTAGTGGAAGGAACCGATTTTTCTGGAGAAGGTGCCATAATTGAATGGGACATTAATGTTCTTATTGCAAAAAACCTAGGCATACCTGCAGTTATTCTAGCAAGCGGAAAAAACAAAACTTTGGATGAGTTGGTCGGTAATCTTTACATGGCATATGACTCTTTTAAAGAGAAAGGTTTAGATGTACTTTTAATCGTAGCCAATAAAGTACAACCAGAAAATGTTTCTATTGTTTCTGAAGGATTAAAAGAAAAACTACCCAATGACGTATTGGTAGCTACCATACCTGTAAACCCTATTTTAGGTAGCCCTACATTAAAGGAAATTGCCCAAGAATTAGATGCTAAAATACTTTTTGGTGAAGATTATATCAATAATCAAGTTGGTAGTTTTAGTGTTGGCGCCATGCAATTACGTAACTACATAACGCATTTAAAAGATGATAGCTTGGTAATTACACCTGGTGATCGCGCAGATATTATTTTAGGGGCGCTACAAGCCAATATTTCTACGAACTACCCTAGCTTGTCCGGTATTGTTCTAACCGGTGGTTTATTACCGGAAGAATCTATTATAAAGTTGATAGAGGGACTTTCAGACATCATTCCCATTCTATCTGTAGCAAGAGGTACCTTCCATGTCACCAATAAAATAGGGACTATTAGACCTCGTATTTATGCTGAAAATACCGAAAAAATACAGACCTCAATACAAGAGTTCGAAAAACACATTCCTACCAAAGAACTGGCTGAAAGGTTAATTACTTTTAAAGCTAAGGGCATAACCCCTAGAATGTTTCAATATAACCTTCTGCAAAAAGCCAAATCATCTAAAAAACATATTGTACTGCCCGAAGGTTCAGATGAACGAATTCTGATGGCAACCAAAATGCTGATAGATGCCGAAGCGGTAACCATTACACTTTTAGGCAATAGAGATCAGATTATTTCAAAAATCACTGAACTGGATATTGACATAGACCTTAGCACCATAAACATTATTGATCCTACAACATCTGACAATTTTTTAGATTACGCCACTACCCTGTTTGAATTACGTAAGCATAAAAACGTAAACTTGGCAATGGCCAAAGATTTAATGGAAGACGTATCATATTATGGTACCATGATGGTTTATAAAGGGCATGCTGACGGCATGGTTTCCGGTGCCGTACATACCACCCAACATACCATAAGACCTGCATTACAGTTTATAAAAACAAAGCCTGGTGTTTCTATAGTATCTTCTATATTTTTTATGTGTTTACCCAATAGGGTCACTGTTTTTGGAGATTGTGCCATTAACCCTAATCCTACTTCAGAGCAATTATCTGAAATTGCAATTTCATCTGCGGCAACAAGCGCTGCATTTGGCATAGAACCTAAAGTAGCCATGCTATCGTATTCTTCAGGAGCATCGGGTGTTGGTGAAGATGTTGATAGAGTACGAAAAGCTACTGAAATCATAAAAGATAAAAGACCCGACTTAAAAGTGGAAGGTCCCATTCAATATGATGCTGCCGTTGATGCCAAAGTCGGTTTAAGTAAATTGCCCGAATCTGAAGTTGCAGGGCAAGCTAGCGTGTTTATATTCCCTGACTTGAATACAGGAAACAATACTTATAAAGCGGTACAAAGAGAAACTGGTGCCTTGGCGATCGGACCAATGTTACAAGGTCTAAATAAACCGGTTAATGATTTAAGCCGAGGTTGTACCGTAGATGATATTTTTAACACCGTAATAATTACTGCTATTCAAGCAGAAGGATTCTAA
- a CDS encoding acetate/propionate family kinase encodes MNILIINSGSSSIKYQLLDMPAAKIICQGSIERIGSIQAISTYKTDTHKVEKTYEIATHKAGLERITSLLLDAEMGVINSTEEIDAIGHRVVHGGKDYVDTTLINEEVKQKIKSLSPLAPLHNPANLEGILMAEEIFKSANQIVVFDTAFHGTLPIKAKKYAVPNILFEEKRVQAYGFHGTSHKYVSEKANKYLGKTNTKLISIHLGNGCSITAIENGKSIDHSMGFAPSNGLVMGTRSGDIDHSIIFYMVNTLGYSLDEVNELLNKKSGMLGLTGYNDLRDIEVEASKGNTNCILALEMNAYRIKKYIGAYIAAMNGLDAIIFTAGIGENSSLMRQLVCKDMECFNLHLDDSKNDLRSKNVREINTTDSKVKILVIPTNEELEIAKQVYQLIN; translated from the coding sequence ATGAACATTTTAATTATCAACTCTGGTAGCTCATCTATAAAATATCAACTTTTAGATATGCCTGCAGCAAAGATTATTTGCCAAGGATCTATAGAGCGCATTGGTAGTATCCAAGCTATTTCAACCTATAAAACGGATACACATAAGGTTGAAAAAACCTATGAAATTGCAACTCACAAAGCTGGCCTAGAGCGAATTACTTCTCTTTTGCTTGATGCTGAAATGGGCGTGATCAATAGTACAGAGGAAATAGATGCCATTGGTCATCGTGTGGTACATGGTGGTAAAGATTATGTTGATACTACTTTAATCAATGAAGAAGTTAAGCAAAAAATAAAATCACTTTCCCCCCTAGCCCCTTTACATAACCCTGCTAATCTAGAAGGAATACTAATGGCGGAAGAAATTTTTAAATCAGCTAATCAGATCGTTGTTTTCGATACTGCCTTTCATGGTACGTTACCCATAAAAGCTAAAAAATATGCCGTTCCCAATATCCTGTTCGAAGAAAAGAGAGTTCAGGCGTATGGCTTTCATGGTACCAGCCACAAATATGTTTCGGAAAAAGCGAATAAATACTTAGGAAAAACAAACACTAAACTTATCTCCATTCACTTAGGTAACGGGTGTAGTATTACAGCTATTGAGAATGGTAAAAGTATTGATCACAGTATGGGATTTGCACCGTCTAACGGATTGGTAATGGGTACACGAAGTGGAGATATTGACCATTCCATTATATTTTATATGGTGAATACACTTGGGTATAGTTTAGATGAAGTAAATGAACTTTTGAACAAAAAAAGTGGAATGCTAGGCCTTACAGGTTACAATGACCTACGTGATATCGAAGTAGAGGCGAGTAAAGGTAATACCAATTGCATTCTTGCTTTAGAAATGAACGCCTACCGAATTAAAAAATACATAGGCGCCTATATAGCGGCAATGAACGGTTTAGACGCTATCATTTTCACTGCCGGTATTGGAGAAAACTCCAGTTTAATGCGCCAACTTGTGTGCAAGGATATGGAGTGTTTTAATCTTCACTTAGACGACTCCAAAAATGATTTAAGATCTAAAAATGTTAGAGAAATAAACACCACGGATTCTAAGGTTAAAATTCTGGTAATCCCTACAAATGAAGAATTAGAAATTGCCAAACAGGTTTACCAGTTAATTAATTAG
- a CDS encoding efflux RND transporter permease subunit, translating to MNLSTLSIKRPVLAIVMNVTLVLFGIIGYTYLGIREFPSIDPAQVSVRTTYSGANADIIESQITEPLEKAINSIDGIRNLSSSSVQGSSSINIEFNLDKDLEEAANDVRDKVSQAIRSLPDDLDSAPVVSKSDADAQRILSMTVQSDNKNILELSDYAENVIAQRIETIPGVSSVQIWGQRRYAMRLWIDPLKLSSYGLTVSDVQDALLAQNVELPSGKLTGDNTELTVKTIGNLSTEEQFNNIIIMADNDKLVRLSDIGQASLEGENMETKMSDSGQPMVATAVIPQPGTNYLEIADAFYEEYENLKKDLPEGFKLNIVIDDTVFVRRAVTEVAETLLISVILVILVIFVFFRNWSMAMRPLIDIPVSLIATFFVMWLFGYSINVLTLLAIVLATGLVVDDGIVVTENIYKKVEEGMSPIEAAIKGSNEIFFAVISISITLAAVFLPVIFLEGFVGRLFREFGVVLGAAVLISAFVSLSLTPMLNAYLIKPGKQKQTKFYHVTEKYFLQMNKSYAESLRVFMKRKWLSFPILAGCIALIAVFYILLPKETAPYDDRSFIRLSVNAPEGSSYEYMDRLMTDITELINDSVPEKKVSLVLTSPGFGSSSVNSGRANIALVDPSERDRSQREIANDLGEWAKAYVGGKSNVSERPTISVNRRGGPPIQYIIQAQNFDKLKEYIPEFMAEAENDETFSYVDVNLKFDKPELYVSIDREKAETLGVSVIDVAQTLQLSLSGQRFGYFLKNGKQYQVIGQFDKEDRNAPMDLTSIFVKNKDGLLIQLDNLVHTTEHSSPPQLYHNNRYMAATVSANLAPGKTINDGIAAMERIKENVLDDTFTTDLGGESRDFVESSSNTLFAFGLALLLIFLILAAQFESFIDPFIIILTVPMAVAGALFSLWLFGQSWNIFSQIGTIMLIGLVTKNGILIVEFANQLREQGIEKSEAIMKASESRLRPILMTSLTIALGALPIALSLGAASTSRIGMGVVIIGGTMFSLLLTLFVIPALYLLWSREKVERPEFKVLETN from the coding sequence ATGAATCTATCTACTTTAAGCATAAAAAGACCGGTACTTGCCATAGTAATGAATGTGACCCTGGTTCTTTTTGGTATTATAGGTTACACGTATTTAGGAATTAGGGAATTTCCCTCAATTGATCCCGCACAAGTTTCGGTAAGAACTACTTATTCTGGTGCCAATGCAGATATTATAGAATCTCAAATTACCGAACCACTGGAGAAGGCCATTAATTCTATTGACGGCATTAGAAATTTAAGCTCATCTAGTGTACAAGGTTCAAGTTCTATTAATATAGAATTTAATCTAGACAAAGATCTAGAAGAAGCAGCAAACGATGTTAGGGATAAGGTGTCACAAGCAATTAGAAGTTTGCCCGATGATCTTGACTCTGCACCTGTGGTGTCTAAATCTGATGCGGATGCACAAAGAATATTGTCAATGACCGTTCAGAGCGATAATAAAAATATTCTTGAATTATCCGATTATGCTGAAAACGTCATCGCTCAAAGAATAGAAACCATACCAGGCGTTAGTAGTGTGCAAATTTGGGGTCAACGAAGATATGCCATGAGGCTCTGGATAGACCCTTTAAAACTTTCCTCATATGGATTAACGGTTTCAGATGTACAAGATGCATTATTGGCACAGAATGTAGAATTACCATCGGGAAAATTAACCGGCGATAACACAGAGCTAACAGTAAAGACCATAGGTAATTTAAGTACTGAAGAACAATTTAATAATATCATTATCATGGCAGATAATGATAAGTTAGTGCGTTTAAGTGATATAGGCCAAGCTTCATTAGAGGGTGAGAACATGGAGACTAAAATGAGTGATTCTGGTCAGCCCATGGTAGCTACTGCGGTAATCCCACAACCCGGTACTAACTATTTGGAAATCGCAGATGCTTTTTACGAAGAATACGAAAACCTTAAAAAAGATTTACCGGAAGGCTTTAAATTGAATATTGTAATTGACGACACCGTCTTTGTAAGACGGGCGGTTACCGAAGTAGCCGAGACCTTACTTATTTCGGTAATTCTGGTAATATTGGTCATCTTTGTTTTCTTTAGAAATTGGTCAATGGCCATGCGCCCTTTAATTGATATTCCTGTATCCTTAATTGCTACGTTTTTCGTAATGTGGTTGTTTGGTTATTCAATAAATGTTTTAACACTTTTGGCTATTGTATTGGCAACGGGATTGGTTGTTGATGATGGTATCGTTGTGACCGAAAATATTTATAAAAAGGTAGAAGAGGGTATGAGTCCCATTGAGGCGGCTATCAAAGGGTCTAATGAAATATTTTTTGCTGTAATATCCATATCAATAACATTGGCAGCCGTATTTTTGCCCGTCATCTTTTTAGAAGGGTTTGTAGGAAGGCTATTTAGGGAGTTTGGGGTAGTACTTGGAGCAGCTGTACTAATTTCGGCATTTGTGTCTTTATCGTTAACTCCCATGCTCAATGCCTACTTAATTAAACCGGGCAAACAAAAGCAAACAAAATTTTATCATGTAACTGAGAAATACTTTTTGCAAATGAATAAATCCTATGCAGAATCGCTAAGGGTTTTCATGAAAAGAAAATGGTTGAGTTTCCCTATTCTAGCGGGCTGTATAGCTTTAATTGCGGTATTTTATATTCTTCTACCAAAAGAAACGGCTCCTTATGATGATCGTAGCTTTATACGTTTAAGTGTTAATGCTCCAGAGGGTTCTTCTTATGAGTATATGGATAGGTTAATGACCGATATTACCGAATTGATAAATGATTCGGTACCAGAAAAAAAGGTGAGTTTGGTTTTGACTTCACCTGGTTTTGGTTCTTCATCTGTGAACAGCGGTAGGGCTAATATTGCATTGGTGGATCCTAGTGAGCGTGATCGATCGCAAAGAGAGATAGCCAATGATTTAGGTGAATGGGCAAAAGCTTATGTAGGAGGAAAATCAAACGTATCGGAACGCCCAACTATTTCAGTGAATAGACGTGGAGGTCCACCGATACAGTATATTATTCAAGCTCAGAATTTTGATAAGTTAAAGGAATACATACCGGAATTTATGGCAGAAGCTGAGAATGATGAGACCTTTTCTTATGTAGATGTCAATTTGAAATTTGATAAACCGGAGCTATATGTTTCCATAGATAGGGAGAAAGCGGAGACATTAGGAGTATCTGTTATAGATGTAGCCCAGACTTTGCAATTGTCATTAAGTGGTCAGCGTTTTGGCTATTTTTTAAAGAATGGAAAACAATATCAAGTAATAGGTCAGTTTGATAAGGAGGATAGGAATGCCCCAATGGACCTCACATCTATATTTGTAAAGAACAAGGACGGATTACTTATTCAATTGGATAATTTGGTACATACTACCGAGCATAGTAGTCCGCCACAATTATATCATAACAATCGCTATATGGCAGCAACGGTTTCAGCAAATCTTGCGCCTGGAAAAACTATAAATGATGGTATTGCCGCAATGGAAAGAATTAAAGAAAATGTACTTGATGATACCTTTACCACTGATTTGGGAGGTGAATCTCGTGATTTTGTTGAGAGTAGTTCCAATACACTCTTTGCATTTGGACTAGCATTATTACTGATATTTTTGATTTTAGCGGCTCAATTTGAAAGCTTTATTGACCCTTTTATTATCATTTTAACGGTGCCTATGGCGGTTGCCGGTGCACTGTTTTCATTGTGGTTGTTTGGGCAATCTTGGAATATATTTAGCCAGATCGGTACTATAATGCTAATTGGTCTTGTAACTAAAAATGGTATTTTGATTGTTGAGTTTGCAAACCAATTAAGGGAGCAAGGTATTGAAAAAAGTGAGGCAATTATGAAGGCTTCAGAATCAAGGTTAAGACCTATTTTAATGACCAGTTTAACCATTGCATTAGGCGCTCTACCAATTGCGTTATCTCTTGGAGCAGCATCAACTAGTAGAATAGGTATGGGGGTAGTAATTATAGGAGGTACCATGTTTTCTTTGCTATTGACCCTTTTTGTGATACCTGCCCTGTATTTATTGTGGTCTAGGGAGAAAGTAGAGAGACCGGAATTTAAAGTACTTGAAACCAACTAG